The following are from one region of the Phycisphaerales bacterium genome:
- a CDS encoding GC-type dockerin domain-anchored protein yields MRTIAVVVVSSVSAIASAQGLLDPFAAEVVQYAPGVDVPAGFDDPASALGEPARYTGVGSFPGVVTPFNPPFLGSEVVTIGAGGSLTLRLGTPAIDAATNPFGVDLIVFHNGGYIDAAFPAGVVGGTFFDGGAIEVSQDGVEFFPVPPMAESHFPTLGYLDLATPFTEVRGDEPSDFRLPVDPAIDPDGMDWDELLAAYDGSGGGVGIDIADAGLFEVNFVRITAGDGATPDIDAVSVVRAACAADIDGNGVLEVFDFLEFQNLFNDGDGRADCDANGRLDIFDFLCFTNAFAGGC; encoded by the coding sequence ATGCGCACCATTGCTGTTGTCGTTGTGTCGTCTGTTTCCGCCATCGCCAGCGCCCAGGGCCTGCTCGATCCCTTCGCGGCCGAGGTCGTCCAGTACGCGCCGGGCGTCGACGTGCCCGCGGGCTTCGATGATCCCGCAAGCGCATTGGGCGAGCCGGCCCGCTACACCGGCGTGGGCTCGTTCCCCGGCGTGGTCACGCCCTTCAACCCGCCGTTCCTTGGGTCAGAGGTCGTCACCATCGGCGCGGGCGGCAGCCTGACGCTGCGCCTGGGCACGCCGGCCATCGACGCGGCCACCAACCCCTTCGGCGTCGACCTGATCGTCTTTCACAACGGCGGCTACATCGACGCGGCCTTCCCCGCGGGCGTGGTTGGCGGCACGTTCTTCGACGGCGGGGCGATCGAGGTCTCCCAGGACGGCGTCGAGTTCTTCCCCGTGCCGCCCATGGCCGAAAGCCACTTCCCAACGCTGGGCTACCTCGATCTGGCGACGCCCTTCACCGAAGTGCGCGGCGATGAGCCCAGCGACTTCCGCCTGCCCGTCGATCCGGCGATCGACCCCGACGGCATGGACTGGGATGAACTGCTGGCCGCGTACGACGGCTCGGGCGGCGGCGTAGGCATCGACATCGCCGATGCGGGCCTGTTCGAGGTCAACTTCGTCCGCATCACCGCCGGCGACGGTGCGACGCCCGACATCGACGCGGTGTCGGTCGTGCGGGCCGCCTGCGCCGCCGACATCGATGGCAACGGCGTGCTCGAGGTCTTCGACTTCCTCGAGTTCCAGAACCTGTTCAACGATGGGGATGGCCGGGCCGACTGCGACGCCAATGGACGCCTGGACATCTTCGACTTCCTGTGCTTCACCAACGCGTTCGCGGGGGGGTGCTAA
- the hflX gene encoding GTPase HflX — protein MPPGYSKTNKERTSIEVRSERAVLAAARLPDSTYDPADPFGELRALAEQAGAVVVGELEQRLQRPVAGTYMGKGKVDELKGLCEALGATTIIFDHDLSPAQISAIERVTERKVLDRSELILDIFASRATTYEAKLQVELAQLEYTYPRLRAMWDHLERIVGSGGIGGVGTRGPGEQQLEIDRRLVQRRRLELERELERVQGRKRRAVRQRNAERFTVGLVGYTNAGKSTLFNTLTEGGAYADDRVFATLMTRTRAWDLGGGLEVMLSDTVGFVRDLPHRLIASFRATLEEATHADVLLVVLDVSDPACELQYQTVMKTLDDLDAETAKMEDAGAWSPPTRVIVLNKIDRLRDNRELLVWQQRLPDAIALCSLPPTRNADGTDQERPGQDKLARRIRRLAEGDVGDVTLRVPMSNPKAINLIETQATVRDRQYEDGVMVVTADMSDRLLRQLRSLGVQTPGRGEAQRAGWKGL, from the coding sequence ATGCCGCCAGGATACAGCAAAACGAATAAAGAGCGAACCTCGATCGAGGTCCGCAGCGAGCGGGCCGTGCTGGCCGCCGCGCGCCTGCCCGATTCGACGTACGACCCGGCCGACCCCTTCGGCGAGTTGCGGGCCCTGGCCGAGCAGGCCGGCGCGGTGGTGGTGGGCGAACTGGAGCAGCGGCTGCAGCGGCCCGTGGCGGGCACGTACATGGGCAAGGGCAAGGTCGACGAGCTCAAGGGCCTGTGCGAGGCGCTGGGCGCGACGACCATCATCTTCGACCACGACCTTAGCCCGGCCCAGATCTCGGCCATCGAGCGCGTGACCGAGCGCAAGGTGCTGGACCGCTCGGAGCTCATCCTGGACATCTTCGCCAGCCGCGCGACGACCTACGAGGCCAAGCTCCAGGTCGAATTGGCCCAGCTCGAATACACGTACCCGCGCCTGCGTGCGATGTGGGACCACCTGGAGCGCATCGTGGGCAGTGGGGGCATCGGCGGCGTGGGCACGCGCGGGCCGGGCGAGCAGCAGTTGGAGATCGACCGCCGGCTGGTCCAGCGGCGAAGATTAGAACTCGAACGCGAGCTGGAGCGTGTGCAGGGGCGTAAGCGCCGGGCCGTGCGCCAGCGCAACGCCGAGCGGTTCACGGTGGGCTTGGTCGGCTACACCAACGCGGGCAAGAGCACGCTGTTCAACACCCTGACCGAGGGCGGCGCCTACGCCGACGATCGGGTGTTCGCGACGCTCATGACGCGCACGCGCGCGTGGGACCTGGGCGGCGGGCTGGAGGTCATGCTCAGCGACACGGTCGGATTCGTGCGCGATCTTCCGCACCGGCTGATCGCGTCGTTCCGGGCAACGCTGGAAGAAGCGACACACGCCGACGTGCTCTTGGTGGTTCTGGACGTTTCCGACCCCGCGTGCGAGCTGCAATACCAGACCGTGATGAAGACGCTGGACGATCTGGACGCCGAGACCGCGAAGATGGAGGACGCGGGCGCGTGGTCGCCGCCCACCCGCGTCATCGTGCTCAACAAGATCGACCGGCTGCGCGACAACCGCGAACTGCTCGTGTGGCAGCAGCGATTGCCCGACGCGATTGCGCTGTGCTCGCTGCCGCCGACCAGGAACGCGGACGGAACCGATCAGGAGCGCCCGGGCCAGGATAAACTCGCCCGACGCATCCGGCGCCTGGCCGAGGGCGATGTGGGCGACGTGACCCTGCGCGTGCCCATGAGCAATCCCAAGGCCATCAACCTCATCGAGACCCAGGCGACCGTCCGCGACCGCCAGTACGAGGACGGCGTCATGGTCGTCACCGCCGACATGAGCGACCGCCTGCTGCGGCAACTGCGCTCGCTGGGCGTGCAGACGCCCGGCCGGGGGGAGGCGCAGCGCGCGGGGTGGAAGGGGCTCTAG